In the genome of Persephonella sp. KM09-Lau-8, one region contains:
- a CDS encoding PEGA domain-containing protein yields MKKALSVFLFLIAAIFLASCEGKGKLVIKEPPNADVYINGKHVGKTPLEIELKEGKYTVEVATSPFDMERKKDVWVYFDHTTELSFKPKPKGLLVIDTKPQGAIVLEGRNPIGKTPFKDKLDVGEHEIVLKLGSVGTSRKVNIQYGKETKLFVDMEHAVLHFKAEPSDAILYIDGKEIGQFPQTVKLDEGVHKITVKKGGYADSFVLKLKKGDEFTVRYTLQPVQLPPIQAYGPVDFTPDFKYLVTLGKAGIYFWDIKKFKPQISLYDPKDVRNFDKFINYGISENGQYVAGIKPIRKLAYALPPELKDKKVDKILVWNMKTTFPAMSKMYPMESVIVAISKDNTKVYYVTKDGKIKIADLKTGSIKGEKDLGHQPACGKYVAGKIYIGTKDGYVISFDTTSDSIEKAEKVHSQEITSLTDSRDKQNIVTSSLDGTVNILGLDLSVVKKIDAGYPVYSAALSTEKDEIALGKGDKSVEVRDINTGKTLYTIENLAFIPRSMVFANEEVLIVASLMDNPHIDIFRNGHLMKKWIQTVQ; encoded by the coding sequence ATGAAAAAAGCCCTGTCCGTTTTTTTGTTTTTAATAGCCGCAATTTTCCTTGCATCCTGTGAAGGTAAAGGAAAACTTGTAATTAAAGAACCTCCTAATGCAGATGTTTACATTAACGGAAAACATGTTGGCAAAACTCCACTGGAAATTGAACTTAAAGAGGGCAAATACACAGTAGAGGTTGCCACTTCTCCATTTGATATGGAAAGGAAAAAAGATGTATGGGTTTATTTTGACCATACCACAGAACTTTCATTTAAGCCTAAACCAAAAGGATTACTTGTTATAGATACCAAGCCTCAAGGAGCAATTGTTTTAGAAGGTAGAAACCCGATTGGAAAAACTCCTTTCAAAGACAAATTGGATGTTGGTGAACATGAGATAGTCCTGAAATTAGGCTCTGTTGGAACTTCAAGGAAGGTAAATATTCAATACGGTAAAGAAACAAAACTTTTTGTTGATATGGAACATGCTGTTCTTCACTTTAAAGCTGAGCCTTCAGATGCAATTTTATACATAGATGGAAAAGAAATAGGTCAATTCCCACAAACAGTTAAACTGGATGAGGGTGTTCATAAAATAACAGTTAAAAAAGGTGGTTATGCAGACTCTTTTGTTTTAAAGCTGAAAAAAGGTGATGAATTTACAGTAAGATACACATTACAACCAGTTCAGCTTCCACCTATACAGGCTTATGGACCTGTTGATTTTACACCTGACTTTAAGTATCTGGTTACTCTTGGAAAAGCTGGAATATATTTCTGGGATATTAAAAAATTCAAGCCTCAGATTTCCCTTTATGACCCTAAAGATGTAAGAAACTTTGATAAATTCATAAATTACGGTATATCTGAAAACGGCCAGTATGTTGCAGGTATTAAACCAATTAGAAAACTGGCTTATGCACTTCCTCCTGAGCTGAAAGACAAAAAAGTTGACAAAATACTTGTATGGAATATGAAAACCACTTTCCCTGCTATGTCTAAGATGTATCCAATGGAATCTGTAATAGTAGCGATTAGCAAAGACAATACTAAAGTTTATTACGTAACAAAAGATGGAAAAATCAAAATCGCTGACCTTAAAACAGGCTCCATAAAGGGAGAAAAGGATTTAGGGCATCAGCCTGCGTGTGGAAAATATGTTGCTGGAAAAATATATATTGGAACAAAAGATGGTTATGTTATTTCCTTTGATACAACTTCAGACAGTATAGAAAAAGCAGAAAAAGTTCACTCTCAAGAAATTACATCTTTAACTGATAGTAGAGACAAGCAAAATATAGTTACTTCATCCCTTGATGGCACAGTAAACATCCTTGGTTTAGACTTATCTGTAGTTAAGAAGATAGATGCAGGATATCCAGTTTACTCGGCAGCACTCTCCACTGAGAAAGATGAGATTGCCCTTGGAAAAGGTGATAAATCTGTTGAAGTTAGAGATATAAACACAGGTAAAACTCTTTATACAATTGAAAACCTTGCATTTATCCCAAGATCTATGGTATTTGCAAATGAAGAAGTTCTTATCGTAGCTTCTTTAATGGATAATCCTCATATTGATATCTTCAGAAACGGTCACCTCATGAAAAAATGGATTCAAACTGTTCAATAG
- the purF gene encoding amidophosphoribosyltransferase: MCGVFGVFNNTDASYMTFLGLHALQHRGQEAAGIAVSDGYDINLKLGEGLVTRVFSDKDLKELKGDLAIGHVRYSTSGGSDPKNIQPFFAHFYGGSFAIAHNGNLVNADQIREELEKNGAIFRSTSDTEVFVHLIAKAKEPPPSHIMLHKNDRDFLPLVFSAMSKVKGAYSLLILREKQLIAVRDPYGFRPLALGKNKSGSFFVASETCAFDIIDAEYLRDIKPGEVLVIDDAGMRSYFPLEHTEEPKKCIFEFVYFARPDSMIFQDWVYEIRKEMGRTLAKEYKVDADYVVPVLDSGLLAAKGYSEESGIPLEIGLIRNHYVGRSFIQPTQSIRDLSVKLKLNPVKQVVEGKRLIVIDDSLVRGTTSKKIVNMLRKAGAKEIHLLLSSPPVISPCYYGIDTPTKEELIAANKTIEEIRDYVGADSIYYLSLEGMIKSANKYRQKGFCTACFDENYPVL; encoded by the coding sequence ATGTGTGGAGTATTTGGAGTTTTTAATAATACAGATGCATCATATATGACTTTTTTAGGATTACATGCACTTCAGCATAGAGGTCAGGAAGCAGCAGGCATAGCTGTATCAGATGGATACGATATTAATCTGAAACTTGGAGAAGGCCTTGTAACAAGAGTCTTTTCAGATAAAGACCTTAAAGAGCTAAAGGGCGACCTTGCAATAGGCCATGTTAGATATTCAACTTCAGGTGGTTCAGACCCTAAAAATATCCAGCCATTTTTTGCCCATTTTTATGGAGGTTCTTTTGCAATAGCCCATAATGGGAATCTGGTGAATGCCGATCAGATAAGAGAAGAGCTTGAAAAAAACGGGGCAATATTCAGGTCAACTTCAGATACAGAGGTATTTGTTCACCTTATAGCAAAAGCTAAAGAGCCACCACCTTCACATATTATGCTCCATAAAAATGATAGGGATTTTCTACCACTGGTATTCTCTGCAATGTCTAAAGTAAAAGGGGCTTATTCCCTACTAATCCTTCGGGAAAAACAGCTTATTGCAGTTAGAGATCCTTACGGCTTCAGACCCCTTGCACTTGGTAAAAATAAATCAGGTAGCTTTTTTGTGGCTTCAGAAACATGTGCCTTTGATATTATTGATGCTGAATACCTTAGGGATATAAAACCCGGTGAGGTTCTGGTTATAGATGATGCAGGAATGAGGTCATACTTTCCCCTTGAACATACAGAAGAACCTAAAAAATGCATATTTGAGTTTGTTTATTTTGCAAGGCCAGATAGCATGATTTTTCAGGACTGGGTTTATGAAATCAGAAAAGAGATGGGAAGAACCCTTGCAAAAGAGTATAAAGTAGATGCTGATTATGTTGTTCCTGTATTAGATTCAGGATTGCTGGCAGCAAAAGGATATTCTGAAGAAAGTGGTATTCCTCTGGAAATAGGCTTAATCAGAAACCATTATGTTGGAAGAAGTTTTATACAACCTACCCAGTCTATAAGAGATTTAAGCGTTAAATTAAAATTAAATCCTGTTAAACAAGTAGTTGAAGGCAAAAGGCTTATAGTAATAGATGATTCCCTTGTGCGGGGAACAACAAGCAAAAAAATTGTTAATATGCTCAGAAAAGCCGGAGCAAAAGAGATCCACCTTCTATTAAGCTCACCTCCAGTAATTAGTCCCTGTTATTATGGAATAGACACACCAACAAAAGAAGAATTAATTGCAGCTAATAAAACCATTGAAGAAATTAGAGATTATGTAGGAGCCGATAGCATCTACTATCTTTCACTGGAAGGAATGATAAAATCGGCAAATAAATACAGACAGAAAGGTTTCTGCACAGCCTGTTTTGACGAGAACTATCCTGTCTTATAA
- a CDS encoding Xaa-Pro peptidase family protein — MKIKEIQNKIQGENLSSFLFSSRPNVFYLSRFKSSNAYVLLTPQEKFFITDSRYFEAAKEKLKGWNLIQLGEGGKPQLKHLQEILNEYGGNQIGFEEDRVTLSFYKSLKEGLKTGLKGYSGFLDEFRIQKTEEEIRIIREAVHKTDRIFEKILTQIPQATDELDLRRRIINEIFIEGGTDESFPAIVAAGKNSAVPHHETSHTQIEKNNPVLIDMGLIYEGYCSDFTRTVFYGQVHPEIEKIYQIVKEAHLEALSKVKAGIPIKEIDLAARNVIDKYGYGDYFIHSTGHGVGIEIHEPPRIYKNNEEILLENTVFTIEPGIYIPGIGGVRLENIVVARKDKGEVLTQTSLEEIRI, encoded by the coding sequence ATGAAAATAAAGGAAATTCAAAATAAAATACAAGGCGAAAATCTTTCTTCTTTTCTGTTCTCAAGCAGACCTAATGTTTTTTATTTAAGTAGATTTAAATCTTCAAATGCCTACGTGCTTCTAACTCCTCAGGAAAAATTTTTTATTACAGACAGCCGATATTTTGAAGCTGCAAAAGAAAAGCTCAAAGGATGGAACCTTATCCAGCTGGGAGAAGGAGGAAAACCCCAGTTAAAACATTTACAGGAAATACTCAACGAATATGGAGGTAATCAAATAGGCTTTGAAGAGGATAGGGTAACTCTATCCTTTTATAAATCGTTGAAAGAAGGCCTAAAAACCGGGCTAAAAGGCTATTCCGGATTTTTAGATGAGTTCAGAATTCAAAAAACAGAAGAAGAGATAAGAATAATCAGGGAGGCAGTTCATAAAACCGATAGAATCTTCGAAAAAATACTGACCCAGATACCACAGGCTACAGATGAGTTAGACCTGAGAAGAAGAATAATAAATGAGATATTCATAGAAGGGGGAACAGACGAAAGCTTTCCGGCAATTGTAGCAGCAGGAAAAAATTCTGCCGTTCCCCATCATGAAACATCCCATACACAAATAGAAAAGAATAACCCTGTCCTGATAGATATGGGACTTATTTATGAAGGATACTGCTCTGATTTCACACGAACAGTATTTTACGGACAGGTTCATCCTGAAATAGAAAAGATATACCAGATTGTAAAAGAAGCCCATCTTGAAGCTCTCAGCAAAGTAAAAGCAGGAATTCCAATAAAAGAAATAGACCTTGCCGCAAGAAATGTTATAGACAAATATGGATATGGAGATTATTTTATCCATTCCACAGGTCATGGAGTAGGAATAGAAATCCATGAACCTCCACGGATATATAAAAACAATGAAGAGATACTCCTTGAAAACACTGTTTTTACCATTGAGCCAGGAATATACATTCCAGGGATAGGTGGTGTAAGACTTGAAAATATTGTTGTTGCCAGAAAGGATAAGGGAGAAGTTTTAACCCAGACTTCCCTTGAAGAAATCAGGATATAA
- a CDS encoding mechanosensitive ion channel family protein, giving the protein MNQEGFLSNINTILNQVVLGTPLYKWALALVVLLFFLLLKNLFSAIIVKSIRTVVSRTKTSIDDKLLLMIESPLRFLFVVIGLWLALDIINLRADILQHFVRSLFIIMVFWIFYNGINVFTDDIYKFSQKFGKELYKEIGSFLIKATKAFIVTIGFLAILQEWGINVTALIASLGIGGLAIALAAKDTAANFFGGLTILADKSLKIGEWVKVGSVEGIVEDLGMRTTKIRTFEKSLITVPNQYIANNPIENFSRRNVRRIKMTIGLVYDTPGETMKKILKDIKEMLENHPGIAKDQTMLVFFDKFNDSSLDIFIYTFTNTADWIEYMAIKEDINLKIMEIVEKNGSSFAYPSQSIYIEKVPEKLTFFDDSRNSTEH; this is encoded by the coding sequence ATGAATCAAGAGGGATTTTTAAGCAATATAAATACGATACTTAATCAGGTTGTTCTTGGAACTCCACTTTATAAATGGGCTCTTGCACTTGTTGTCCTGTTATTTTTCTTACTCCTGAAAAATCTATTTTCTGCAATTATTGTCAAAAGCATAAGAACCGTTGTTTCCAGAACAAAAACATCCATTGATGACAAACTCCTTCTTATGATAGAAAGCCCTCTGAGATTTTTATTTGTTGTAATTGGTCTATGGCTTGCCCTTGATATCATCAATCTCAGGGCAGATATACTCCAGCATTTTGTCCGTAGCTTATTTATTATCATGGTCTTCTGGATTTTTTATAACGGTATAAATGTTTTTACAGATGATATATACAAATTCTCCCAGAAATTCGGAAAAGAACTATATAAGGAAATAGGCTCATTTCTTATAAAAGCTACAAAGGCATTTATTGTAACAATAGGTTTTCTTGCCATTCTTCAGGAATGGGGCATTAATGTAACAGCTCTTATTGCATCACTGGGAATAGGTGGTCTGGCAATAGCACTTGCCGCCAAAGATACAGCTGCTAACTTTTTCGGTGGTTTAACAATTCTTGCAGATAAATCCCTAAAAATCGGCGAATGGGTAAAAGTTGGTAGTGTTGAAGGTATAGTTGAAGACCTAGGAATGAGAACAACCAAAATTAGAACTTTTGAAAAATCCTTAATAACAGTTCCAAACCAGTATATAGCAAATAACCCAATAGAAAACTTTTCCAGAAGGAATGTAAGAAGAATAAAAATGACTATAGGCCTTGTTTATGATACCCCAGGAGAAACAATGAAAAAAATACTTAAAGATATAAAAGAAATGCTGGAAAACCATCCGGGAATTGCAAAAGACCAGACAATGCTGGTTTTCTTTGATAAATTTAATGATAGTTCTCTGGATATATTCATTTATACCTTTACAAACACAGCAGACTGGATTGAGTATATGGCAATTAAAGAAGATATCAATCTAAAAATTATGGAAATCGTTGAAAAAAATGGTTCTTCTTTTGCATACCCAAGCCAGTCAATCTATATAGAAAAAGTTCCTGAAAAACTAACATTTTTTGATGATAGTAGAAATTCAACTGAACATTAA
- a CDS encoding DUF58 domain-containing protein, with protein sequence MIEKSKIISLKAQHKVLSSLEGIHKAIIFGEEDDLKNIREYTYGDNVKRINWIITAKERKPYVVEREELKSQNIIIVLLLDQEMLFKNKLDKISEIFAILGYSALYHKDKLHTYIFTDKIEKYFPHKNHPQHITEILDFIYSLDIKHKKIDTENIYRLINRHKRSLVILIGDFVYPINILNIASKHKLSVICVRDKEEENPSGYTGFQLKSFDEKRKIPLLVSPMVKIYKRNLEKLDENLRHQIVLKRIPFQKIFTDEDPFIKLKLMFS encoded by the coding sequence ATGATTGAAAAAAGCAAAATTATATCCTTAAAAGCACAGCACAAAGTTTTATCCTCTCTGGAAGGTATTCACAAAGCAATAATATTTGGTGAGGAGGATGATTTAAAAAATATAAGGGAATACACTTACGGAGATAATGTCAAAAGAATAAACTGGATAATAACTGCAAAGGAAAGAAAACCCTATGTTGTAGAACGGGAAGAGCTAAAAAGCCAGAATATAATTATTGTTTTGCTTTTAGACCAGGAAATGCTTTTTAAAAATAAATTAGATAAGATTTCAGAGATTTTTGCCATCTTAGGCTATTCAGCTTTATATCATAAAGACAAGCTACATACCTATATTTTCACAGATAAGATAGAAAAATATTTTCCCCACAAAAACCACCCCCAGCATATTACGGAGATTCTTGATTTTATTTACTCATTAGATATAAAACACAAAAAAATAGACACAGAGAATATATACAGACTTATAAATAGACATAAAAGGTCTCTTGTAATACTGATAGGGGATTTTGTTTATCCGATAAATATTTTAAATATTGCCTCAAAACATAAGTTGTCTGTAATCTGTGTAAGGGATAAAGAAGAAGAAAATCCTTCCGGATATACAGGATTTCAGCTTAAATCATTTGATGAAAAAAGAAAAATCCCCCTCCTTGTAAGCCCTATGGTTAAAATTTATAAAAGAAATCTGGAAAAACTTGATGAAAATCTAAGACACCAGATTGTCTTAAAAAGAATTCCTTTTCAGAAAATATTTACAGATGAAGACCCATTTATAAAACTGAAATTAATGTTCAGTTGA
- a CDS encoding MoxR family ATPase produces the protein MMDTIQKIKNELKKAIIGQERMIDSLLIALITEGHILIEGIPGIAKTTAVKTLGKILNLDFKRIQFTPDLIPSDILGGEIYIIEKDEFRVKKGPIFTNLLLADEINRAPAKVQSALLEAMQERQVTIGEDTFPLDKPFMVMATLNPIEEEGVYNLPEAQLDRFLMKVVVGYPSEEEEYQILRLVTAQEGIRNEGVQVEEPQPVASKEDIIALKKQLKEIHVDKEVEKYMVELTMATRQPEKYGIDKKLIRLGLSPRATINLYKVSKAVALLNGKDYVSPADVLLYLKDVFRHRFMVSFYAEAEGITTDHIIDMIVEKVPMP, from the coding sequence ATTATGGACACAATCCAGAAAATCAAAAATGAGTTAAAGAAGGCCATAATTGGTCAGGAAAGAATGATAGATAGCCTTTTGATAGCCCTTATCACAGAAGGGCATATCCTTATAGAAGGTATTCCGGGAATTGCCAAAACCACAGCAGTAAAAACCCTTGGAAAAATTCTTAATCTTGATTTTAAAAGGATACAATTCACCCCTGACCTTATTCCATCAGACATTCTGGGAGGAGAGATATACATAATAGAAAAGGATGAATTCAGGGTCAAAAAGGGTCCCATATTTACCAATCTGCTTCTTGCAGATGAGATAAACAGGGCACCTGCAAAGGTTCAGTCAGCATTGCTTGAAGCTATGCAGGAAAGACAGGTTACAATTGGAGAGGATACATTCCCCCTTGATAAACCATTTATGGTAATGGCAACCTTAAACCCTATTGAAGAAGAAGGGGTTTATAACCTACCTGAAGCCCAGCTGGATAGATTTTTGATGAAAGTTGTAGTTGGTTATCCATCTGAGGAAGAAGAATATCAGATTCTCAGGCTTGTTACAGCACAGGAAGGGATAAGAAATGAAGGTGTGCAGGTAGAAGAACCACAGCCGGTTGCATCAAAGGAGGATATCATTGCCCTGAAAAAACAGTTAAAAGAAATCCATGTAGACAAGGAAGTTGAAAAATATATGGTTGAATTGACAATGGCAACAAGACAGCCTGAGAAATACGGAATAGATAAAAAGCTTATTAGACTGGGATTAAGCCCAAGGGCAACTATAAATCTTTATAAAGTATCTAAAGCAGTAGCTTTATTGAATGGAAAAGATTATGTATCACCCGCAGATGTGCTTTTATACCTGAAAGATGTTTTCAGACACAGATTTATGGTGTCCTTCTATGCAGAAGCCGAAGGAATAACTACAGACCATATCATAGATATGATAGTTGAAAAAGTCCCTATGCCGTAA
- a CDS encoding VWA domain-containing protein — MIEFKNPQFLLIGILLSIWVILVWKKSGKNLKEFLFYAVITFLLAIMLASPYMKKGIEKIYRTDTEVVVLIDHSLSMGVSDIKPSRLNVALKKAVELIEKLKKEKVGIITFSDDVEIISYPEFMNPKTVEKIKSLSLKPEGSTDILKAISIANSVFSAKGKIIILLSDGGDENLYKVKELLEKSGAKLVFWAIATERGGKVPKYNVISKINKQLIDIAYKTGGIFQKVSYDNSDVENIYRFISQISSQNIELAFNLPKSVDLSPFIAVFILVLIFLKFALNRIITIFAGILLFFNLSYAGEIKGYIYYLTGNYQKAGIEFSEEKDIKNRYNAALSFFKAGMYDRALNILNSIKTEDISVYKKVRYLTALSYIGKNDFEKAYTVAKELVQVSPSDKRIEKLYNFTKMVVNFGKKPEKKITIVKVKEKSQQKNKIAPKNVQRLNPW; from the coding sequence ATGATAGAGTTTAAAAATCCTCAATTTTTGCTAATAGGTATTTTGCTTAGTATATGGGTTATTCTGGTCTGGAAAAAATCAGGAAAGAATTTAAAAGAATTCCTTTTTTATGCAGTTATTACATTTCTTTTAGCTATTATGCTTGCCAGCCCATATATGAAAAAAGGAATAGAAAAAATATACAGGACAGATACCGAAGTTGTAGTGCTTATAGACCATTCGTTATCAATGGGAGTTTCGGATATAAAACCCTCCCGTTTAAATGTAGCTTTAAAAAAAGCTGTTGAGTTAATTGAAAAGCTGAAAAAAGAAAAGGTAGGCATAATTACCTTCTCAGATGATGTGGAAATTATATCCTACCCTGAGTTTATGAATCCAAAGACAGTAGAAAAGATAAAATCACTGAGTCTAAAACCTGAAGGCAGCACAGATATTCTAAAGGCTATAAGTATTGCAAACTCTGTATTCTCAGCTAAGGGTAAAATCATAATTCTTCTGTCTGATGGTGGAGATGAGAATCTGTATAAAGTGAAAGAACTTCTTGAAAAATCAGGGGCAAAACTTGTTTTCTGGGCTATAGCAACAGAAAGAGGTGGAAAAGTTCCAAAATACAATGTGATTTCTAAAATAAATAAACAATTAATAGATATTGCCTATAAAACAGGAGGAATATTTCAAAAGGTTTCTTATGATAACTCAGATGTGGAAAATATATACAGATTTATTTCCCAGATATCATCCCAGAACATAGAGCTTGCTTTTAATTTACCTAAAAGTGTTGATTTATCACCATTTATAGCAGTTTTTATCCTCGTGCTGATATTTCTGAAATTTGCTTTGAACAGGATAATTACAATTTTTGCAGGGATTTTACTCTTTTTTAATCTATCTTATGCAGGAGAGATAAAAGGCTACATTTATTATCTGACAGGCAATTATCAAAAAGCAGGAATAGAATTTTCAGAAGAAAAAGATATAAAAAACAGATATAATGCTGCCCTTTCATTTTTTAAGGCTGGTATGTATGACAGGGCTTTAAATATTTTAAACAGTATTAAAACAGAGGATATTTCTGTTTACAAAAAGGTCAGATATCTGACTGCTCTTTCTTATATTGGAAAAAATGATTTTGAAAAGGCATACACCGTAGCTAAAGAACTTGTGCAGGTTTCTCCTTCTGATAAAAGAATTGAGAAACTTTACAACTTTACAAAGATGGTTGTCAATTTTGGAAAAAAACCTGAGAAAAAAATAACAATCGTCAAGGTTAAAGAAAAAAGCCAGCAAAAAAATAAAATCGCCCCCAAAAATGTCCAGAGATTAAATCCGTGGTGA
- a CDS encoding VWA domain-containing protein: MPEIKYLYFAVLGIATFLCVVICSIFFKSSKVVQFPHIELFGKPLRFITRFIPYSVLLLVVLLTIIAIHPYKTKDIFSEKKVYNIVVCLDVSNSMKEKNKLEIAKKVLRDFVLKRDNEDRIGIVVFDNIPFRLVSLTTDRKKILKLIPSIHPAMVDKGGTSMYDALIESLDVFKPEWKNKIVILLSDGGDIDSKHTLDDVIKYNKVVKAKIYTIGISSGIHSYALERLSVSSGGKAFFITTEYKTALENIFNIINHLEPSVIKETSYKIEEPVDFYIKIAALLVGFFILTKITYRAVKDEKNTD; encoded by the coding sequence ATGCCTGAGATTAAATATTTATATTTTGCTGTTTTGGGAATAGCGACATTTTTGTGTGTTGTTATATGTTCTATCTTTTTCAAAAGTTCAAAAGTTGTCCAGTTTCCCCATATAGAGCTGTTTGGAAAGCCTTTAAGATTTATTACAAGGTTTATCCCTTATTCTGTTTTATTGCTGGTAGTTTTACTCACTATTATTGCCATTCACCCGTATAAAACAAAGGATATTTTTTCAGAAAAAAAGGTATATAACATCGTTGTCTGCCTTGATGTCAGTAATTCTATGAAGGAGAAAAACAAACTTGAGATTGCAAAAAAAGTTTTAAGGGATTTTGTCCTAAAAAGGGATAATGAGGATAGAATTGGGATTGTGGTTTTTGATAATATTCCATTCAGGCTTGTGTCTCTAACCACAGACAGAAAAAAAATCCTAAAGCTTATACCTTCTATACATCCTGCTATGGTAGATAAAGGGGGCACATCTATGTATGATGCCCTTATCGAATCTCTGGATGTTTTTAAGCCTGAGTGGAAAAATAAGATTGTTATACTCCTGTCTGATGGTGGAGATATAGATAGTAAACATACCCTTGATGATGTAATTAAATACAACAAAGTAGTAAAAGCCAAGATTTATACCATTGGAATAAGTAGTGGAATTCATTCCTATGCTCTTGAAAGGCTGTCTGTATCCTCTGGTGGAAAGGCATTTTTTATAACAACAGAGTATAAAACAGCTTTAGAAAATATTTTTAATATTATTAACCATCTGGAGCCTTCTGTGATAAAGGAAACCAGTTATAAAATAGAGGAGCCTGTTGATTTTTATATAAAGATTGCCGCATTGCTTGTAGGATTTTTTATACTAACAAAAATAACATATAGAGCTGTAAAGGATGAAAAAAATACTGATTAG
- a CDS encoding CoA-binding protein, translated as MPVIENPEDIKKILETQKKVAVVGISADPSRPSYYVSEALQRYGFKLFFVNPKYAGQEILGEKVYKSLSDIPEEIDIVDVFRRPVDVPPVAEEAMKKGFKTFWLQPGTVNPEVVKELSEKGYNVIVDKCMKVEAIKHLEG; from the coding sequence ATGCCTGTAATTGAAAATCCTGAAGATATTAAGAAAATACTGGAAACACAGAAAAAAGTTGCAGTGGTTGGAATATCTGCAGACCCATCAAGACCATCTTATTATGTATCAGAGGCTCTCCAAAGATACGGATTTAAGCTATTCTTCGTTAACCCAAAATATGCAGGACAGGAAATTTTAGGAGAAAAAGTTTATAAAAGTTTATCGGATATCCCAGAAGAGATAGATATTGTAGATGTTTTCAGAAGACCTGTTGATGTCCCTCCAGTTGCTGAAGAAGCAATGAAAAAAGGTTTCAAAACATTCTGGCTACAACCAGGAACAGTCAATCCTGAAGTGGTAAAGGAATTATCAGAAAAGGGGTATAATGTGATTGTAGACAAATGTATGAAGGTTGAAGCCATTAAACATCTGGAGGGATAA
- the folE gene encoding GTP cyclohydrolase I FolE, translating into MSIDKEKLKQSVRLFLEAIGEDPDREGLKDTPDRIVRLWEEFKSHENFNMTIFEDIGEYDEMVVVRDIQFYSLCEHHLLPFFGKAHIAYIPDKKVCGLSKLVRVVNKFAYRPQVQERLTDEIAQFLEKELKPKGVAVVLEALHLCMAMRGVKNPTSYTVTSKLIGKFKEDEKTRNEFLNLIHNGK; encoded by the coding sequence ATGAGTATAGATAAAGAAAAGCTAAAACAATCTGTGAGGCTTTTTTTAGAGGCTATCGGGGAAGACCCAGACAGAGAAGGTCTTAAAGATACTCCGGATAGAATTGTAAGATTATGGGAGGAGTTCAAATCCCATGAAAATTTCAATATGACTATTTTTGAAGATATCGGTGAATACGATGAGATGGTAGTAGTCAGAGATATTCAGTTTTATTCGCTATGTGAACATCATCTATTGCCATTTTTTGGGAAAGCCCATATTGCCTATATTCCAGACAAAAAAGTATGTGGACTTTCAAAACTGGTCAGAGTTGTAAACAAATTCGCGTATAGACCTCAGGTTCAGGAAAGACTAACAGATGAAATAGCCCAGTTCCTTGAAAAAGAATTAAAGCCAAAAGGTGTTGCAGTAGTATTAGAGGCGCTCCATCTTTGTATGGCAATGCGGGGGGTTAAAAACCCTACATCTTACACGGTAACAAGTAAGCTAATCGGTAAATTTAAAGAGGATGAAAAAACAAGGAATGAATTCTTGAATTTGATACATAATGGAAAATAA